A genomic region of Oryza glaberrima chromosome 1, OglaRS2, whole genome shotgun sequence contains the following coding sequences:
- the LOC127759804 gene encoding protein RALF-like 33, with protein sequence MAPPRLRGVPVLIALVVIAAVALLPAAATDDMGGVVASASGRRKMAAAAATCDGAVGECDVDDEEEVEEMALMGAAGAAAGETLMRRSLAARRPTNRYVSYAALDANKVPCNKRGQSYYQNCASQKAANPYRRGCSAITRCARNTN encoded by the coding sequence atggcgccgcctcgcctccgcggCGTGCCCGTGCTGATCGCGCTCGTCGTCATAGCGGCGGTGGCCTTGCTCCCGGCCGCGGCCACCGACGACATGGGCGGCGTGGTGGCGTCGGCGTCAGGGCGgaggaagatggcggcggcggcggcgacgtgcgaCGGCGCCGTGGGGGAGTGCGAcgtggacgacgaggaggaggtggaggagatggcgCTGATGGGGGCGGCGGGCGCCGCTGCCGGGGAGACGCTGATGCGGCGGTcgctggcggcgcggcggccgacgaaCAGGTACGTGAGCTACGCTGCGCTGGACGCCAACAAGGTGCCGTGCAACAAGCGCGGCCAGTCCTACTACCAGAACTGCGCCTCGCAGAAGGCCGCCAACCCCTACCGCCGCGGCTGCTCTGCCATCACCCGATGCGCTCGCAATACCAACTGA